In one Cellulomonas sp. JZ18 genomic region, the following are encoded:
- a CDS encoding phosphoenolpyruvate carboxylase, with protein MSGAEKAAEVPRGVASHEVPEPLRNDVRLLGELLGRVLRESGGEDLLADVERLRELTIRSHGEPDGDALAQAEHLVASFSPERAEQVARAFTCYFHLANLAEEYHRVRVLHERESRLAPHELAPDDSLPAAYQRLEEEVGPEVARERLRTLEFRPVFTAHPTEARRRAVARSIRRVAELVAERDAQHIGGTTLAENERRLLAEIDTLWRTSPLRAEKPTVLDEVETVLSIVDATLADVLPQVYRRLDDWLLAADAGTTAPVVAPFARLGTWIGGDRDGNPNVTAEVTRAAAVAASEHALDALLTSVRRTAAGLTLDAVGTPPSPELNALWQRQRSLAEQIAARAANDAPNEPHRRALLVVAERVAATRRRDADLAYAAADELEADLRVVQDSLVAAGARRAAYGDLQRLLWQVQTFGFHLAELEVRQHSQVHAAALADIEANGVDGPLEPRTLEVLDTFRALGAVQRRFGVAAARRYIVSFTQSAEHLAAVYRLAELAFGGAEDAPVIDAIPLFETFADLQASVDILEEALQHPRVQERLAQNGRRVEVMLGYSDSSKDVGPLSATLALDDAQRRIADWARRHDIVLTLFHGRGGALGRGGGPANRAVLAQPPGSVDGRFKLTEQGEVIFARYGDPDIATRHIEQVAAATLLADAPSVVRRNEAAAARFADLARRLDVTSRERFHALVRAEGFPAWFAEVTPLEELGLLPIGSRPARRGLSVSSLDDLRAIPWVFSWSQARINLAGWYGLGTALDAVGDLDELRTAYAEWPLFATIIDNVEMSLAKTDERIAARYLALGDRDDLADAVLEEMRLTRRWVLATTGSDAILGRRRILGRAVQLRSPYVDALSLLQLRALRGLRTGAEGEQVDELRRLLLLTVNGVAAGLQNTG; from the coding sequence GTGAGTGGAGCGGAGAAGGCGGCCGAGGTCCCGCGCGGCGTCGCCAGCCACGAGGTCCCCGAACCCCTGCGCAACGACGTCCGGCTGCTCGGCGAGCTGCTCGGACGCGTCCTGCGCGAGTCCGGCGGCGAGGACCTGCTGGCGGACGTGGAGCGGCTGCGCGAGCTGACCATCCGGTCGCACGGCGAGCCGGACGGCGACGCGCTCGCCCAGGCCGAGCACCTGGTGGCGTCGTTCTCGCCCGAGCGTGCCGAGCAGGTGGCCCGCGCGTTCACGTGCTACTTCCACCTGGCGAACCTGGCGGAGGAGTACCACCGGGTGCGCGTGCTGCACGAGCGCGAGTCGCGTCTGGCGCCGCACGAGCTCGCGCCCGACGACTCGCTGCCGGCGGCCTACCAGCGGCTGGAGGAGGAGGTCGGCCCCGAGGTCGCGCGGGAGCGGCTGCGCACGCTCGAGTTCCGGCCCGTCTTCACGGCCCACCCCACCGAGGCGCGGCGCCGCGCGGTCGCCCGGTCGATCCGCCGGGTCGCCGAGCTCGTCGCGGAGCGCGACGCCCAGCACATCGGCGGGACGACCCTGGCGGAGAACGAGCGGCGCCTGCTGGCGGAGATCGACACGCTGTGGCGGACCTCCCCGCTGCGCGCGGAGAAGCCCACGGTCCTCGACGAGGTCGAGACCGTGCTGTCGATCGTCGACGCGACGCTCGCCGACGTGCTGCCCCAGGTGTACCGGCGGCTGGACGACTGGCTGCTCGCCGCGGACGCCGGGACCACCGCCCCCGTCGTCGCGCCGTTCGCCCGGCTGGGCACGTGGATCGGCGGTGACCGCGACGGCAACCCGAACGTCACGGCGGAGGTCACGCGCGCCGCCGCCGTCGCCGCGTCGGAGCACGCGCTCGACGCGCTCCTGACGTCGGTGCGCCGCACGGCCGCCGGGCTCACCCTCGACGCGGTCGGCACGCCGCCGTCGCCCGAGCTCAACGCCCTCTGGCAGCGGCAGCGCTCGCTCGCCGAGCAGATCGCCGCGCGCGCCGCCAACGACGCCCCGAACGAGCCGCACCGCCGGGCCCTGCTGGTCGTCGCCGAGCGCGTGGCGGCCACGCGCCGGCGCGACGCCGACCTCGCCTACGCCGCCGCGGACGAGCTCGAGGCGGACCTGCGCGTCGTGCAGGACTCGCTCGTCGCCGCCGGTGCGCGCCGCGCCGCCTACGGCGACCTGCAGCGGCTGCTCTGGCAGGTGCAGACCTTCGGGTTCCACCTCGCCGAGCTCGAGGTCCGCCAGCACTCGCAGGTGCACGCCGCGGCGCTCGCGGACATCGAGGCGAACGGCGTCGACGGTCCGCTGGAGCCGCGCACGCTCGAGGTGCTCGACACCTTCCGCGCGCTGGGCGCGGTGCAGCGGCGGTTCGGCGTCGCCGCCGCCCGTCGGTACATCGTGTCGTTCACGCAGTCCGCCGAGCACCTCGCCGCGGTGTACCGGCTCGCGGAGCTGGCGTTCGGCGGCGCCGAGGACGCCCCGGTCATCGACGCGATCCCGCTGTTCGAGACGTTCGCGGACCTGCAGGCCAGCGTCGACATCCTCGAGGAGGCCCTGCAGCACCCGCGCGTGCAGGAGCGCCTCGCGCAGAACGGCCGTCGGGTCGAGGTCATGCTCGGCTACTCCGACTCGTCGAAGGACGTCGGCCCGCTGTCGGCGACCCTCGCGCTCGACGACGCGCAGCGCCGCATCGCCGACTGGGCCCGCCGCCACGACATCGTGCTCACGTTGTTCCACGGCCGCGGCGGCGCGCTCGGCCGCGGCGGCGGTCCCGCCAACCGTGCTGTGCTCGCGCAGCCGCCGGGCTCCGTCGACGGCCGGTTCAAGCTCACCGAGCAGGGCGAGGTCATCTTCGCCCGGTACGGCGACCCCGACATCGCCACGCGCCACATCGAGCAGGTGGCGGCGGCGACCCTGCTCGCGGACGCCCCGAGCGTGGTGCGGCGCAACGAGGCCGCAGCGGCCCGGTTCGCCGACCTCGCACGTCGTCTGGACGTCACGTCGCGCGAGCGGTTCCACGCGCTCGTGCGGGCCGAGGGGTTCCCGGCCTGGTTCGCCGAGGTCACCCCGCTCGAGGAGCTCGGGCTGCTGCCGATCGGCTCCCGCCCGGCGCGCCGTGGGCTGTCCGTCTCCTCGCTCGACGACCTGCGCGCCATCCCGTGGGTGTTCTCGTGGTCGCAGGCCCGCATCAACCTCGCGGGCTGGTACGGGCTCGGCACGGCCCTCGACGCGGTCGGCGACCTCGACGAGCTGCGCACCGCGTACGCGGAGTGGCCGCTGTTCGCCACCATCATCGACAACGTCGAGATGTCCCTGGCGAAGACCGACGAGCGGATCGCCGCCCGCTACCTCGCCCTCGGGGACCGCGACGACCTGGCCGACGCCGTGCTCGAGGAGATGCGGCTGACGCGTCGCTGGGTGCTCGCGACGACCGGCTCGGACGCGATCCTCGGCCGCCGCCGGATCCTGGGACGGGCGGTGCAGCTGCGCAGCCCGTACGTCGACGCGCTGTCGCTGCTGCAGCTGCGCGCCCTGCGCGGCCTGCGCACCGGCGCGGAGGGCGAGCAGGTGGACGAGCTGCGCCGGCTGCTGCTGCTGACCGTGAACGGCGTCGCCGCGGGTCTGCAGAACACCGGGTGA
- a CDS encoding NUDIX domain-containing protein: MPVDPAGPVRYAPDDHLGGRSLLVAAAYVVLRRRHAGHDEVLLQLRHGTGYMDGFWATLAGHVDPGESVHEAAVREAAEEAGVVVAPDALRPLTVLHRFQRGGPAVEQRLDAFFEVAAWSGEPGVREPAKTAAMAWYPLDALPDPVVPHERLVLEHLAAGDALPAVVSLPS, encoded by the coding sequence ATGCCCGTCGACCCCGCCGGCCCCGTGCGCTACGCACCCGACGACCACCTCGGCGGGCGCTCGCTCCTCGTGGCGGCGGCCTACGTCGTGCTGCGCCGCCGCCACGCCGGGCACGATGAGGTGCTGCTGCAGCTGCGGCACGGCACGGGGTACATGGACGGGTTCTGGGCCACGCTCGCCGGCCACGTGGACCCCGGCGAGTCGGTCCACGAGGCCGCCGTCCGCGAGGCCGCCGAGGAGGCGGGCGTCGTCGTCGCCCCCGACGCGCTGCGCCCGCTCACGGTCCTGCACCGCTTCCAGCGCGGCGGGCCGGCCGTCGAGCAGCGCCTGGACGCGTTCTTCGAGGTCGCCGCGTGGAGCGGTGAGCCCGGGGTGCGCGAGCCCGCGAAGACCGCGGCCATGGCCTGGTACCCGCTCGACGCCCTCCCCGACCCGGTCGTGCCGCACGAGCGTCTCGTGCTCGAGCACCTCGCCGCCGGTGACGCGCTGCCCGCCGTGGTGTCGCTGCCGTCCTGA
- a CDS encoding VOC family protein has translation MIFVNLPVSDLAAARAFYEALGFGVNEMFSDEHVVSVVVSDTICVMLLDHERFAAFTPLPIADARTSTQVLNCLSAASRDEVDDLVERALAAGGTEFRGAQDEGPMYGRSVADPDGHVWEILHMDLVGA, from the coding sequence ATGATCTTCGTCAACCTGCCGGTGTCCGACCTGGCCGCCGCCCGCGCGTTCTACGAGGCCCTCGGGTTCGGCGTCAACGAGATGTTCTCCGACGAGCACGTCGTCAGCGTCGTCGTGTCCGACACGATCTGCGTGATGCTGCTCGACCACGAGCGCTTCGCCGCGTTCACCCCCCTGCCGATCGCCGACGCCCGGACGAGCACGCAGGTGCTCAACTGCCTGTCGGCCGCCTCGCGGGACGAGGTGGACGACCTCGTCGAGCGCGCGCTCGCCGCCGGTGGCACGGAGTTCCGCGGCGCGCAGGACGAGGGACCGATGTACGGGCGGTCCGTCGCCGACCCCGACGGGCACGTGTGGGAGATCCTGCACATGGACCTCGTCGGCGCCTGA
- a CDS encoding sigma-70 family RNA polymerase sigma factor — protein sequence MTTTTPHEAPVATSAPASAPASEPTSEPTSAPTSEPTSEPPVAGGAELSEEEFTARLAPLRREILAHCYRMTGSVHDAEDMLQETYLRAWRAMRGFENRSSLRTWMFRIATNACLTHLEGRKRRPLPTGIGAPAADPREQPREDTSVPWLEPLPDDLVWSSAPADPADTTVGRETVRLAFVAALQHLTAQQRAVLLLRDVLAWSAAEVADALDLSVAAVNSTLQRARAHMANVQDVPPLEPTDPRHRELLARYVAAFEAYDVAAIVELLAADVVWEMPPFPGWYQGPEAVGELIATWCPATGPGSMRLLPTAANGLPAYGLYMRGEDGVHRAFQVQQVTLGEDGVRHVTVWFGAELFARFGLPAELGPQEPAPAD from the coding sequence GTGACCACCACCACACCGCACGAGGCCCCCGTCGCGACGTCCGCACCGGCCTCGGCGCCGGCGTCCGAGCCGACGTCGGAGCCGACGTCCGCGCCGACGTCGGAGCCGACCTCTGAGCCGCCCGTGGCGGGCGGGGCGGAGCTCTCGGAGGAGGAGTTCACGGCGCGCCTGGCGCCCCTGCGCCGCGAGATCCTCGCGCACTGCTACCGCATGACGGGCTCCGTGCACGACGCGGAGGACATGCTGCAGGAGACGTACCTGCGGGCGTGGCGCGCCATGCGCGGGTTCGAGAACAGGTCCTCGCTGCGCACGTGGATGTTCCGGATCGCCACGAACGCGTGCCTGACCCACCTCGAGGGGCGCAAGCGCCGGCCCCTGCCCACCGGCATCGGCGCACCCGCCGCCGACCCGCGCGAGCAGCCGCGGGAGGACACGAGCGTGCCGTGGCTCGAGCCGCTGCCCGACGACCTGGTGTGGTCGAGCGCACCGGCGGACCCGGCGGACACGACGGTGGGACGCGAGACCGTCCGCCTCGCGTTCGTCGCCGCGCTGCAGCACCTGACCGCGCAGCAGCGCGCGGTGCTGCTGCTGCGCGACGTGCTCGCGTGGTCCGCGGCGGAGGTCGCCGACGCGCTCGACCTGTCGGTGGCGGCGGTGAACTCGACGCTGCAGCGTGCCCGCGCGCACATGGCGAACGTGCAGGACGTCCCGCCGCTGGAACCGACCGACCCGCGGCACCGCGAGCTGCTCGCCCGCTACGTCGCGGCCTTCGAGGCGTACGACGTCGCGGCGATCGTCGAGCTGCTGGCCGCCGACGTCGTCTGGGAGATGCCGCCGTTCCCGGGCTGGTACCAGGGGCCGGAGGCGGTGGGCGAGCTCATCGCCACCTGGTGCCCCGCGACGGGGCCGGGCTCGATGCGGCTGCTGCCGACGGCGGCGAACGGCCTGCCCGCGTACGGGCTCTACATGCGCGGCGAGGACGGCGTGCACCGCGCGTTCCAGGTGCAGCAGGTGACGCTCGGCGAGGACGGCGTGCGGCACGTGACGGTGTGGTTCGGCGCCGAGCTGTTCGCGCGGTTCGGGCTCCCCGCCGAGCTCGGTCCGCAGGAGCCGGCGCCCGCCGACTGA
- a CDS encoding polysaccharide lyase family 1 protein — protein MPPVPRSARTTSSLSRPGRGLLAAALVGTLATALVAAPAGAAPPSPTAPAARDLGREVLPAGDGWASWSGTTRPDGRVVQATGTTGGAAADPAEVYVVDTWTELRDALAGRPGGSQTDARRSTTPRIIYVRGTLDAFTQADGTRLTCDDLAAQVTVAGTGAPFSMDDYIAHYDPSGPWGREDPSGPLEDARVAAATVQARQTQQHVGSNVTIVGVGDDARIVGANLRIRDASNVIVRNLRLSDAYDCFPQWDPGDGETGNWNSAYDNLSVWTSTSVWADHLTLDDGDNPPASLPTVYGRPFEVHDGLLDVTHGSDLVTVSWNHFVDHDKTSIVGSSDSRLQDRGQHRVTYHHNRWTDVGQRAPRVRFGDVHVYNDLYEQTRPGLFSYYWGAGIESSIVAENNAVELADGVDPARVVAEWKGTQLRETGTLVNGAPLDLVAAFNATAANPLADTARWTPADHYDPVVQPTEEVAATVRAGAGATLPSGTPVASRAPDAPRLSHDNGWDTGLHDGDYTVTSTLWWGQNATVVRFYENDVLVDAQWLDGRSPARQTAALDVRGKPDGTYTYVAEVLNPWGTARSAPLTVHVRDAAPARPTVTAGRVVDGSVTVTTTLWWGTNATEYVLLLDGAEVDRQDLVAATPQRQRATTTLTGLTPGTHTVVARLGNAAGTTDSAPLRLTVRG, from the coding sequence ATGCCCCCTGTCCCCAGGTCCGCACGGACCACCTCTTCCCTGTCCCGACCGGGCCGCGGCCTGCTCGCCGCGGCGCTCGTCGGGACGCTCGCCACCGCGCTCGTCGCGGCCCCCGCCGGGGCCGCTCCCCCGTCGCCCACCGCACCCGCCGCGCGTGACCTGGGCCGGGAGGTCCTGCCCGCCGGCGACGGCTGGGCCTCCTGGTCCGGGACGACCCGACCCGACGGACGCGTCGTCCAGGCGACGGGCACGACCGGCGGCGCCGCCGCCGACCCCGCCGAGGTGTACGTCGTCGACACGTGGACGGAGCTGCGCGACGCCCTCGCCGGCCGTCCGGGCGGGTCGCAGACCGACGCGCGGCGGAGCACCACGCCCCGGATCATCTACGTCCGCGGCACCCTCGACGCCTTCACGCAGGCCGACGGCACGCGCCTGACCTGCGACGACCTCGCCGCGCAGGTGACCGTCGCCGGCACCGGCGCGCCGTTCTCGATGGACGACTACATCGCCCACTACGACCCCTCCGGGCCGTGGGGGCGCGAGGACCCGAGCGGTCCCCTCGAGGACGCGCGCGTCGCCGCCGCCACCGTCCAGGCCCGGCAGACGCAGCAGCACGTGGGGTCGAACGTGACGATCGTGGGCGTCGGCGACGACGCGCGCATCGTCGGCGCGAACCTGCGCATCCGCGACGCGTCCAACGTGATCGTGCGCAACCTGCGCCTGTCCGACGCGTACGACTGCTTCCCGCAGTGGGACCCGGGCGACGGTGAGACGGGCAACTGGAACTCGGCCTACGACAACCTCTCGGTGTGGACGTCCACGAGCGTCTGGGCGGACCACCTGACCCTCGACGACGGGGACAACCCCCCGGCCTCCCTGCCCACGGTGTACGGGCGCCCGTTCGAGGTGCACGACGGCCTGCTCGACGTCACGCACGGGTCCGACCTCGTCACCGTGTCGTGGAACCACTTCGTCGACCACGACAAGACGAGCATCGTCGGCTCCTCCGACTCGCGGCTGCAGGACCGCGGGCAGCACCGCGTGACGTACCACCACAACCGGTGGACCGACGTGGGCCAGCGCGCACCGCGCGTGCGCTTCGGCGACGTGCACGTCTACAACGACCTGTACGAGCAGACGCGGCCCGGCCTGTTCTCCTACTACTGGGGCGCGGGCATCGAGTCGAGCATCGTGGCGGAGAACAACGCGGTCGAGCTCGCGGACGGGGTCGACCCGGCCCGCGTGGTCGCGGAGTGGAAGGGCACGCAGCTGCGGGAGACGGGCACGCTCGTGAACGGCGCGCCCCTCGACCTGGTCGCCGCCTTCAACGCGACCGCGGCGAACCCCCTCGCCGACACCGCCCGCTGGACGCCCGCCGACCACTACGACCCGGTCGTGCAGCCGACCGAGGAGGTCGCGGCGACGGTCCGCGCCGGCGCCGGGGCGACGCTCCCGTCCGGGACGCCCGTCGCGTCCCGCGCGCCCGACGCCCCGCGCCTGTCGCACGACAACGGCTGGGACACCGGCCTGCACGACGGCGACTACACCGTCACGTCGACGCTGTGGTGGGGGCAGAACGCGACCGTCGTGCGGTTCTACGAGAACGACGTCCTGGTCGACGCGCAGTGGCTGGACGGGCGCTCGCCCGCGCGGCAGACCGCCGCCCTGGACGTCCGCGGCAAGCCGGACGGGACCTACACCTACGTCGCCGAGGTGCTCAACCCCTGGGGCACGGCACGGTCGGCGCCGCTCACCGTGCACGTGCGGGACGCGGCACCCGCACGGCCCACCGTCACGGCGGGTCGCGTCGTGGACGGCTCCGTGACGGTGACGACGACCCTCTGGTGGGGCACGAACGCCACGGAGTACGTGCTCCTCCTCGACGGCGCGGAGGTCGACCGCCAGGACCTGGTGGCCGCCACGCCGCAGCGGCAACGGGCCACCACGACCCTGACCGGTCTGACGCCCGGCACGCACACCGTGGTCGCGCGGCTCGGCAACGCCGCGGGCACCACCGACAGCGCGCCGCTGCGGCTCACCGTCCGCGGCTGA
- a CDS encoding VOC family protein — MSTAPLPGTGPAPLRARRSASEPIAAGTVMDAVTLLVGDLDLQLRYYRDVLGLQVVEQPGERFAGDAGGAGPTRVALGRRGVPLVVLEHAADLPPRTRGSAGLFHTALLFEDRAGLAAALASVARHAPHTYVGSADHLVSLAFYLTDPEGNGVELYWDRARDQWRRTPEGGVVMDSLRLDPQEFLAEHLAHPGPGDEAAVVGHVHLQVGDVPGARAFYVDALGFDVTAEWHGALFVSAGGYHHHLAMNTWGTAGAGPRASSLGLGEVRVVVPTADDLGALRERVRSAGVVPDDDGATLRFEDPWRNVVRVSAGEAHAA; from the coding sequence ATGTCCACCGCACCCCTGCCCGGCACCGGCCCGGCGCCGCTGCGCGCCCGCCGCTCGGCGTCCGAGCCCATCGCCGCCGGCACCGTGATGGACGCCGTGACCCTCCTCGTCGGCGACCTCGACCTGCAGCTGCGCTACTACCGGGACGTCCTGGGCCTGCAGGTCGTCGAGCAGCCGGGGGAGCGCTTCGCCGGCGACGCGGGCGGCGCCGGGCCGACCCGCGTCGCGCTGGGCCGGCGGGGCGTCCCGCTCGTCGTGCTCGAGCACGCCGCGGACCTGCCCCCGCGCACGCGGGGCTCGGCCGGCCTGTTCCACACCGCGCTGCTCTTCGAGGACCGCGCCGGGCTGGCCGCGGCCCTCGCCTCGGTCGCGCGGCACGCCCCGCACACCTACGTCGGCTCGGCCGACCACCTCGTCTCGCTCGCGTTCTACCTCACCGACCCCGAGGGCAACGGCGTCGAGCTGTACTGGGACCGCGCCCGTGACCAGTGGCGGCGCACCCCGGAGGGTGGCGTCGTCATGGACTCCCTGCGGCTCGACCCGCAGGAGTTCCTCGCCGAGCACCTGGCGCACCCCGGACCGGGCGACGAGGCGGCCGTGGTCGGCCACGTCCACCTGCAGGTCGGCGACGTCCCCGGCGCGCGCGCGTTCTACGTCGACGCCCTCGGCTTCGACGTCACGGCCGAGTGGCACGGCGCGCTCTTCGTCTCCGCCGGCGGGTACCACCACCACCTGGCGATGAACACGTGGGGCACCGCGGGTGCCGGTCCGCGCGCGTCGTCGCTCGGGCTGGGCGAGGTGCGGGTCGTCGTGCCGACCGCGGACGACCTCGGTGCGCTGCGCGAGCGCGTCCGGTCGGCGGGCGTCGTCCCGGACGACGACGGGGCGACGCTGCGCTTCGAGGACCCCTGGCGCAACGTCGTGCGCGTGAGCGCCGGCGAGGCGCACGCCGCCTGA
- a CDS encoding energy-coupling factor transporter transmembrane protein EcfT: MTAAPVGTPPDAQAPPPARRPTLARRDPTVVLATLLVVSLLLLVPVDPWTPLTLLVLAVAAARAAAVPWSTLGRGLASFGPFAVSVLAVNLVTRPGTPVARVAGLTVTDVGVLVGTGLALRTVLVGTLAVVVAASLDPVRLVTSLHRHARLGARGAAALLAAHRVLEQLPVRWVAVRQAQAARLPGPRPTRAGALPTSPDLLVRAAFTLLVVTLRQAQQMAVTLETRGVGSGPRTVHRPARLEAGDAVLAAVAVGTTVAVGAALWRLGLLETWASVGG, encoded by the coding sequence GTGACCGCGGCTCCCGTGGGCACGCCGCCGGACGCGCAGGCGCCCCCGCCCGCGCGCCGGCCGACGCTCGCACGTCGCGACCCGACCGTCGTGCTCGCGACCCTGCTCGTGGTCTCGCTGCTCCTGCTCGTGCCGGTCGACCCCTGGACCCCGCTCACCCTGCTCGTGCTGGCCGTTGCGGCGGCCCGCGCCGCGGCGGTGCCGTGGTCCACCCTGGGGCGCGGGCTCGCGTCGTTCGGGCCGTTCGCGGTGTCGGTGCTCGCCGTGAACCTCGTGACGCGGCCGGGCACGCCGGTGGCCCGGGTCGCGGGTCTCACCGTGACCGACGTGGGTGTGCTCGTGGGCACCGGTCTGGCGCTGCGGACGGTGCTGGTCGGCACGCTCGCGGTCGTCGTGGCGGCGTCGCTCGACCCGGTACGGCTCGTCACGAGCCTGCACCGGCACGCTCGGCTCGGGGCCCGGGGGGCCGCCGCGCTGCTCGCCGCGCACCGCGTCCTCGAGCAGCTCCCCGTCCGGTGGGTCGCGGTGCGGCAGGCGCAGGCGGCGCGGCTGCCCGGTCCGCGCCCGACCCGGGCGGGCGCCCTGCCCACCTCACCGGACCTGCTGGTCCGTGCGGCGTTCACGCTGCTCGTGGTGACGCTGCGGCAGGCGCAGCAGATGGCCGTGACGCTGGAGACGCGCGGCGTCGGGAGCGGCCCGCGGACGGTGCACCGGCCGGCCCGCCTCGAGGCGGGTGACGCCGTGCTCGCGGCCGTCGCGGTCGGCACGACGGTGGCGGTCGGTGCGGCCCTGTGGCGCCTGGGGCTGCTGGAGACGTGGGCGTCGGTGGGCGGGTGA
- a CDS encoding ECF transporter S component, with translation MSAQDAAPADVDAPVVDVRARRGLTLSELVLLTVLAAVFGFLYWALVQAWGALQLAMGPFGDLAQHVLVGGWMVVAPLALYIVRKPGVGVVVELAAALVEVAFLASPVGPMLLVVGLVQGAGAELAFTLTRYRRYGWWVFVLSGVTAAVASTLLGMVRSGWHLQDLFALRVALQLVSGVVLCGLLARVLGDALVRTGVLDETALGRAWRARVARDAGAPVPAAGAAGDGAPA, from the coding sequence GTGAGCGCGCAGGACGCCGCGCCCGCCGACGTGGACGCGCCGGTCGTCGACGTCCGGGCCCGCCGCGGGCTCACGCTGTCCGAGCTCGTGCTGCTGACCGTCCTCGCGGCCGTCTTCGGGTTCCTCTACTGGGCGCTCGTGCAGGCCTGGGGCGCCCTGCAGCTGGCGATGGGACCGTTCGGCGACCTCGCCCAGCACGTGCTCGTCGGCGGCTGGATGGTCGTCGCCCCGCTCGCGCTGTACATCGTGCGCAAGCCGGGGGTCGGGGTGGTGGTCGAGCTCGCGGCCGCGCTCGTCGAGGTGGCGTTCCTGGCGTCGCCCGTGGGGCCGATGCTGCTCGTCGTCGGTCTCGTGCAGGGTGCGGGCGCCGAGCTGGCGTTCACCTTGACCCGGTACCGGCGCTACGGGTGGTGGGTGTTCGTGCTGAGCGGCGTGACGGCGGCCGTCGCGAGCACCCTGCTCGGCATGGTGCGGTCCGGGTGGCACCTGCAGGACCTGTTCGCGCTGCGGGTCGCGCTGCAGCTCGTCAGCGGCGTCGTCCTGTGCGGGCTGCTGGCGCGCGTGCTCGGGGACGCGCTCGTGCGCACGGGTGTGCTCGACGAGACGGCCCTGGGCCGCGCGTGGCGGGCCCGGGTCGCGCGCGACGCCGGCGCGCCCGTCCCCGCGGCGGGCGCCGCCGGCGACGGGGCGCCCGCGTGA
- a CDS encoding YkoF family thiamine/hydroxymethylpyrimidine-binding protein, whose amino-acid sequence MTPTTTPDAATDAAADTGTGTASSAPAAHDDRRTRAAALGVGARVSVHPHRDDFAPVLLAALDALDRTGVDVVTDDVSTLVRGPEPDVLRTVVALVTAVARAGGHVVAHVHLSRGCPGEVACDLGDDVVLAPVDLPLPAPVGLPASAHWALYPLGVDGHLDAVLAAVEEAGTRVRVTPEHYVTRLDGDLADVLGAVALAWARTGEHVRHVVTHVTVSVGSPSAAPAHVAVTR is encoded by the coding sequence GTGACCCCGACCACCACCCCCGACGCCGCCACCGACGCCGCGGCCGACACCGGCACCGGCACCGCGAGCAGCGCCCCCGCCGCGCACGACGACCGGCGGACGCGCGCCGCCGCGCTCGGCGTCGGCGCGCGCGTGTCCGTGCACCCGCACCGCGACGACTTCGCGCCCGTGCTCCTCGCGGCGCTGGACGCGCTCGACCGCACGGGCGTCGACGTGGTGACCGACGACGTCTCGACGCTCGTGCGCGGACCCGAGCCGGACGTGCTGCGCACCGTCGTCGCGCTCGTGACCGCCGTCGCGCGCGCCGGCGGGCACGTGGTGGCGCACGTCCACCTGTCCCGCGGCTGCCCCGGCGAGGTCGCGTGCGACCTCGGCGACGACGTCGTGCTCGCCCCGGTCGACCTGCCGCTGCCCGCACCGGTCGGCCTGCCCGCGAGCGCGCACTGGGCGCTGTACCCGCTCGGCGTCGACGGGCACCTGGACGCGGTGCTCGCGGCCGTCGAGGAGGCGGGCACGCGGGTGCGCGTGACGCCCGAGCACTACGTCACCCGGCTGGACGGGGACCTCGCGGACGTGCTGGGCGCCGTGGCGCTCGCGTGGGCCCGCACGGGTGAGCACGTGCGGCACGTGGTGACGCACGTGACCGTCTCGGTGGGCTCGCCGTCCGCCGCCCCGGCGCACGTGGCGGTGACCCGGTGA